The following are encoded in a window of Pecten maximus chromosome 17, xPecMax1.1, whole genome shotgun sequence genomic DNA:
- the LOC117315723 gene encoding zinc finger protein 493-like — protein MDASDIGTLSIESSEYDKKNASDLGNESDVDEDGFLGDEDQLELELEKHSKYNFDSKFPNVDSFNINIGSDHFQIDDQFSLFGETKSSKTVQNITTLMTDDAVIYSKQYSNLENGSELHCDSDDESPSETGGFFHFQSQSDTSDYLEDEEEDSRSQDNKLVKEDDDDERLDERENHMIIVYSDEDKDDDDEIEDEADDEEIDDINEREENETDDDDNVDESEDDDGKADRKKHNGVRVEEKDIETFENEESNETAEAIINENTPESFDGTEVEDDEESTDMYMVFKDVEQQDFGMLAPSILTDTPPDGRESSPLEGHLAGTDLSSNGCCSDNEEIMLSTQEQIPLPTPVVGICGNSLEDDTESEVRMLSAMEHRLNSCDECGKSFSTKKQLKRHLRTHTGEKPYRCGVCSKSFLESAKLWRHLKTHTNSGVKHFRCSVCDKGFTELRSLQQHEKVHTGETPYSCEVCGKGFIRAGHLQRHFMIHTGEKPFKCEICGKGFNVAGNLPRHMRTHALEKSFKCDECGKCYREQEDLQQHVKIHEGVKAFNCEKCGKGFDKARYLQCHLKIHLNIKPYVCDVCQKCFSKADHLERHLSTHNPSKSRPHRCDMCGKSFGKIDNLKSHQRIHTEDKPFKCETCGKGFIFSGDLQIHQRTHTGEKPYRCELCGKDFSQAGTLKRHERIHTGEKPYKCDICEKLFAKSGDVERHIRTHTGEKPYTCDICGKKFSQAGTLRRHQWIHTGEKPYKCEVCDKGFIKSADLVRHMTTHTGEKPFKCDICGKGLSDQVTYTAHLKLHSGKKPHKCKVCGKGFIEACTLQVHLRTHTGEKPYKCDVCGKGFNQAGTVQRHMVVHTGEKPHKCEICERAFSKVWDLRRHVRTHTGEKPYKCEICGKGFNQAGTLQIHSRIHTGEKPYECKICEKGFTEAGHLRTHMRIHSGVKPYTCDVCGKGFIGSGSLKKHVRTHTGERPCRCEVCGKSFSQTGTLQSHLRTHTGEKPYVCKVCGKGFRVRGTLRRHRTTHTDEELEGAEVGDDKETFHQETLQLVFLQQESELKCKAGEVTPSLEFKSDGNCSDPEEGKNSKSKGANSGEKTLSDDSDS, from the exons ATGGATGCTTCAGACATTGGAACTTTGTCGATAGAATCTAGtgaatatgataaaaagaatgcGAGTGATTTGGGAAATGAGTCTGATGTTGATGAAGATGGTTTCCTGGGAGACGAGGACCAGTTAGAATTAGAATTAGAAAAGCATTCAAAGTATAATTTTGATTCTAAATTTCCGAATGTGGATTCATTCAATATCAACATTGGCTCAGATCATTTTCAAATTGATGACCAATTCAGTTTGTTCGGTGAAACAAAGAGCAGTAAAACAGTTCAAAATATTACCACTTTGATGACTGACGATGCTGTGATTTACTCGAAACAATACTCAAACTTGGAAAATGGATCAGAATTGCATTGTGATTCAGATGATGAGAGTCCGAGTGAGACAGGAGGTTTTTTTCACTTTCAAAGCCAGTCTGATACCTCCGATTACCTAGAGGATGAGGAGGAGGATTCAAGATCCCAGGACAACAAATTGGTAAaagaagatgatgatgatgaaaggTTAGATGAAAGAGAAAATCACATGATTATTGTGTACAGTGATGAAGacaaagatgatgatgatgaaattgAAGATGAAGCAGATGATGAAGAAATAGATGATATAAATGAAAGGGAAGAAAATGAaactgatgatgatgacaatgtTGATGAAAGTGAAGATGATGATGGGAAGGCTGATAGAAAGAAACACAATGGTGTAAGAGTGGAGGAAAAGGATATTGAGACATTTGAAAATGAAGAAAGTAACGAGACAGCAGAGGCAATAATAAATGAGAATACACCAGAATCGTTCGATGGAACTGAAGTAGAAGACGATGAGGAatctacagatatgtatatgGTGTTCAAAG atGTGGAACAGCAGGATTTTGGAATGCTGGCCCCCTCCATACTGACTGACACACCTCCAGATGGTAGAGAGTCATCCCCGTTGGAGGGTCATCTGGCTGGAACTGACCTGTCTAGTAATGGATGCTGTTCAGACAATGAAGAAATCATGTTATCTACACAGGAACAGATACCATTGCCGACGCCAGTGGTTGGTATTTGTGGGAACAGCCTCGAAGATGATACAGAATCTGAAGTGAGGATGCTGTCAGCTATGGAACATAGACTTAACAGCTGTGACGAATGTGGTAAGTCCTTCAGTACCAAGAAGCAGCTGAAGCGCCACCTCCGTACTCACACCGGAGAGAAGCCTTACAGGTGCGGCGTGTGTAGTAAAAGTTTCCTGGAGTCTGCCAAGTTGTGGCGACATCTTAAGACTCACACCAACTCTGGAGTGAAACATTTTAGATGTAGTGTTTGTGATAAAGGATTCACAGAGCTGAGAAGTCTACAGCAGCATGAGAAAGTACACACAGGAGAGACACCATATAGCTGTGAGGTTTGTGGTAAAGGATTCATCCGCGCCGGACATCTGCAGCGCCATTTTATGATTCATACTGGCGAAAAACCTTTTAAGTGTGAAATATGTGGTAAGGGTTTCAACGTCGCGGGGAACCTCCCACGCCACATGCGCACTCACGCGCTGGAGAAATCATTCAAGTGTGACGAGTGTGGTAAGTGTTATAGAGAACAGGAGGATCTACAACAACATGTAAAGATACACGAAGGTGTGAAGGCGTTCAATTGTGAAAAGTGTGGTAAGGGATTCGACAAGGCCAGATATCTACAATGTCACCTTAAGATCCATCTCAATATCAAACCGTACGTCTGTGATGTCTGTCAGAAGTGTTTCAGTAAAGCTGACCATCTGGAGAGGCATCTGTCTACACACAACCCCAGTAAAAGCAGGCCACACAGGTGTGATATGTGCGGGAAAAGTTTCGGCAAAATTGACAATTTGAAGTCACATCAGAGAATTCATACTGAAGACAAACCATTCAAATGTGAAACATGTGGAAAGGGGTTTATTTTCTCGGGAGATCTACAGATACATCAGCGTACACATACGGGAGAAAAACCATACCGATGTGAACTTTGTGGTAAAGATTTCAGCCAAGCTGGCACACTTAAACGTCACGAACGTATACACACTGGAGAAAAACCGTACAAATGTGATATCTGTGAGAAATTGTTCGCAAAATCAGGGGATGTAGAAAGACACATTAGAACTCACACCGGTGAAAAACCATACACATGTGATATATGTGGTAAAAAGTTCAGTCAGGCAGGAACACTCAGAAGACACCAGTGGATACATACAGGGGAaaaaccatacaaatgtgaggtCTGTGATAAAGGGTTTATCAAGTCTGCCGACCTTGTACGTCACATGACCACTCACACAGGGGAGAAGCcatttaaatgtgatatttgtggGAAGGGCCTCAGCGATCAGGTTACGTATACAGCACACTTAAAGTTACATTCAGGAAAGAAACCGCACAAATGTAAAGTTTGTGGTAAAGGGTTTATAGAGGCTTGCACGCTACAGGTACATTTACGTACACACACGGGCGAGAAGCCCTACAAATGTGATGTCTGTGGTAAAGGTTTTAATCAGGCAGGTACTGTTCAGCGACACATGGTCGTACATACAGGTGAAAAACCACACAAATGTGAAATATGTGAACGTGCATTCAGCAAAGTTTGGGACCTTCGACGACATGTAAGGACTCATACTGGCGAGAAACCGTACAAGTGCGAAATCTGCGGAAAGGGATTCAACCAGGCGGGCACTCTACAGATCCACTCTCGGATACATACTGGGGAGAAACCGTACGAGTGTAAAATCTGTGAGAAAGGTTTCACAGAGGCTGGTCACTTAAGGACTCATATGCGAATTCACTCGGGCGTGAAGCCATACACCTGTGATGTTTGTGGTAAGGGATTTATAGGATCAGGCAGTCTGAAGAAACACGTTCGAACACACACAGGGGAGCGACCATGTAGGTGTGAGGTGTGTGGTAAATCTTTCAGTCAGACCGGAACTCTTCAATCCCACCTCCGGACACACACTGGAGAAAAACCCTATGTATGTAAGGTGTGTGGGAAGGGTTTCCGTGTGCGGGGCACATTACGGCGACACCGGACTACACACACTGACGAGGAACTGGAGGGTGCGGAGGTTGGTGATGACAAGGAAACATTTCACCAGGAGACTTTACAGTTGGTATTTCTTCAACAGGAGTCAGAACTAAAATGTAAagcaggggaggtaactccgtCACTTGAATTCAAATCTGATGGGAATTGTTCAGACCCTGAAGAAGGGAAGAATTCTAAATCAAAAGGCGCCAATTCAGGGGAGAAAACTCTGTCTGATGATTCAGATTCCTAG